The proteins below are encoded in one region of Peptococcaceae bacterium 1198_IL3148:
- the hflX gene encoding GTPase HflX: MESINNEVEEKALLIGLDLNASGSDISLNELKGLAETAGAVVVDVMVQRRSKPDSRYFFGRGKLYQVAERCQQQGVSLVICDQELTPSQQRNVEEIIGVKVIDRTQLILDIFAQRAQTKEGKLQVELAQLNYMLPRLIGRGTELSRLGGGIGTRGPGETKLEVDRRRIRQRITDLKRELALVKKHRALHRKNRQAVPFPLVSLVGYTNAGKSTLLNTLTGSDVLVEDKLFATLDPTTRRVVLPTNETILLTDTVGFIQNLPHHLVAAFRATLEEVVEADLLLHVVDASHPNYRCQIQAVEKVLTSLGVEQKSTILVLNKIDVNNDNQLMFGDINHSYYVKSVNISAKNKYGLDDLLKAISEALSAGRTTTKIFVPFNKSFVIQMLHHHGQVLHQEYQPDGVELEVEMERVWIERILAKLT, encoded by the coding sequence ATGGAGAGTATAAATAATGAAGTTGAGGAAAAAGCATTACTGATTGGTTTAGATTTAAATGCCAGTGGTTCAGATATATCATTAAATGAACTAAAGGGATTGGCCGAAACGGCGGGGGCAGTTGTTGTAGATGTAATGGTACAAAGGCGCAGCAAACCTGATAGCAGATACTTTTTTGGTCGGGGCAAATTATATCAAGTGGCAGAGCGTTGTCAACAACAGGGCGTGTCATTGGTTATTTGTGATCAAGAACTGACCCCCTCTCAACAGAGAAATGTTGAAGAGATTATCGGTGTCAAGGTAATAGATCGGACGCAATTGATTTTAGATATTTTTGCCCAGCGGGCCCAGACCAAAGAAGGTAAATTACAAGTGGAGTTGGCACAATTAAATTATATGTTGCCTAGATTAATTGGTCGTGGTACAGAATTATCTCGCCTTGGCGGGGGGATTGGTACCAGGGGTCCGGGTGAAACTAAGTTGGAGGTTGACCGGAGAAGAATAAGACAACGGATAACGGATTTAAAACGGGAGTTAGCACTGGTAAAAAAACATCGGGCGTTACATCGAAAGAATCGCCAAGCGGTGCCTTTTCCTTTGGTAAGTTTAGTGGGCTACACCAATGCTGGTAAGAGCACGCTATTAAATACTTTGACGGGATCAGATGTATTGGTTGAAGATAAGCTATTTGCCACATTAGATCCCACCACTAGGAGAGTGGTGTTGCCCACAAACGAAACAATTTTATTAACGGATACCGTAGGCTTTATTCAGAACTTACCTCATCACTTGGTGGCGGCCTTCCGGGCAACCTTAGAAGAGGTTGTGGAAGCCGACCTGCTGCTGCATGTGGTGGATGCCAGTCATCCCAATTATCGCTGCCAGATTCAGGCTGTGGAAAAGGTGTTGACATCGCTAGGGGTGGAGCAAAAGTCAACTATTTTAGTTTTGAACAAAATTGATGTAAATAACGACAACCAATTAATGTTTGGTGATATTAATCACAGTTATTACGTTAAATCTGTAAACATTTCCGCCAAAAATAAATATGGTTTAGATGATTTATTAAAGGCGATATCGGAAGCATTATCCGCCGGTAGAACCACTACCAAAATTTTTGTCCCCTTTAATAAGAGCTTTGTTATCCAAATGTTGCACCACCATGGTCAGGTGTTGCATCAAGAATACCAGCCGGACGGAGTGGAGCTGGAGGTTGAAATGGAAAG
- a CDS encoding alpha-hydroxy-acid oxidizing protein has translation MDYKMVREEAKQKLKGFCRVCPVCDGRACAGEVPGMGGSGTGASFKANLEALNKYRLNMRTLHNAKQVDTTFTLFGKKVETPILSAPMTGTYYNMGPALTEREFIGMIVSGSRNAGSIGFTGDGADPTMYTSGIEAIKEENGWGIPVIKPREQAVILKMLKDAEEAGAIAVGVDVDGAGLVTMALKGQPVGPKTKEELKEIISATKLPFILKGIMTVDEAELAAEVGAAAIVVSNHGGRIIDHTPGAAEVLPDIAKAVKGKVTILADGGVRSGVDVIKLLALGADAVLIGRPLIVGAYGGGAEGVQLVIDKYTNELKQAMIITGCNSLADITDIIIY, from the coding sequence ATGGATTATAAAATGGTAAGGGAAGAAGCTAAGCAAAAACTCAAAGGTTTTTGTAGAGTATGTCCGGTTTGTGATGGTCGCGCATGTGCTGGGGAAGTACCTGGCATGGGTGGCTCTGGAACCGGCGCCTCATTTAAAGCTAATCTGGAAGCATTAAATAAATACCGCCTAAACATGCGTACATTGCATAATGCCAAACAGGTAGACACCACCTTTACGTTATTTGGTAAAAAAGTGGAAACTCCTATTTTAAGTGCACCAATGACTGGTACCTACTATAACATGGGTCCGGCTTTAACCGAACGCGAATTTATTGGTATGATTGTATCCGGTAGTCGCAACGCTGGCAGCATTGGTTTTACCGGTGACGGGGCTGATCCCACCATGTATACTTCCGGCATTGAAGCTATTAAAGAAGAAAATGGCTGGGGGATTCCAGTTATTAAACCTAGGGAACAGGCTGTAATACTTAAAATGCTTAAGGATGCTGAAGAAGCAGGTGCCATTGCGGTGGGCGTAGACGTTGACGGTGCCGGTCTAGTTACCATGGCGCTAAAAGGGCAACCCGTTGGTCCTAAAACCAAAGAAGAGTTAAAAGAAATTATTTCTGCAACTAAATTACCCTTTATATTAAAAGGCATTATGACCGTTGACGAAGCTGAGCTAGCCGCAGAAGTTGGTGCCGCTGCAATTGTAGTTTCTAACCATGGCGGTCGTATTATCGATCACACCCCCGGCGCTGCAGAAGTGCTACCTGACATTGCAAAGGCTGTAAAAGGCAAGGTGACCATTTTAGCAGACGGTGGCGTGCGCTCCGGTGTGGATGTTATTAAACTACTTGCCTTAGGAGCAGATGCCGTACTTATTGGTCGTCCACTGATTGTTGGTGCTTACGGTGGTGGTGCTGAAGGAGTACAGCTAGTGATTGATAAGTACACCAATGAGTTAAAGCAGGCAATGATTATTACTGGTTGCAACTCATTGGCAGATATAACAGATATAATCATCTATTAA
- a CDS encoding L-lactate permease, giving the protein MYAFMAFLPILVTIVLMTALNWPAKRALPVSWALAVVIALTMWQMDAQHVFGYSLFGFLKAIDVLIIIFGAILILNTMKISGAMTTINNGFMGITKDRRVQAIIIGFMFGSFIEGAAGFGTPAAIAGPLLVGLGFPPLAAAIVALIYDSTSVSFGAVGTPVYGAMGTLSTNLAQSGVDQNAFLMAFTQWTAIPHAIAGVFVPLIGIAFLTKFFGKEKSIKPALEAAPFAIFAGLVFVIPYVITAYFLGPEFPSLVGALIGLGILLVAAKNGFLVPKTSWDFPRKEEWPEDWKSKADTGDTGEAKMSLLKAWAPYVLIGLILAVTRIPTFGLKPILQNLTITLPNVMGIEGLDYALQWAWSPGILPFMLVALITAAMHGMSGKQVKDAWVGTFKQITGAAIALFAGVALVQLMLNSGVNQGGLDSMMTAMAKAAAGLAGSAFPFFAPFIGVLGAFISGSNTVSNVLFASFQFETATILGMPPVLIVALQNIGGAVGNMICVNNVVAVCATVGCIGVEGQIIKKNFIPCLIYGIAVAILVSILIYIGFDPLPIK; this is encoded by the coding sequence ATGTATGCTTTTATGGCATTCCTGCCCATCTTAGTAACAATTGTATTAATGACCGCATTAAACTGGCCAGCTAAGCGGGCATTACCAGTTTCTTGGGCACTGGCTGTTGTCATTGCGTTAACCATGTGGCAAATGGATGCACAACATGTATTTGGCTATTCCTTATTTGGATTTTTAAAGGCCATTGACGTACTAATTATTATCTTTGGTGCCATCTTAATTCTGAACACCATGAAAATATCCGGTGCTATGACAACCATTAACAACGGTTTTATGGGCATCACCAAAGACCGCCGGGTACAAGCAATTATCATTGGTTTTATGTTTGGTTCCTTCATTGAGGGTGCTGCTGGTTTTGGTACCCCAGCGGCCATTGCTGGTCCGCTACTGGTAGGGCTGGGCTTCCCACCGCTGGCTGCTGCCATTGTGGCGCTGATTTATGACAGCACATCAGTTTCTTTTGGTGCCGTTGGTACTCCGGTATATGGTGCCATGGGTACTCTGTCTACCAACCTAGCACAAAGCGGTGTGGATCAAAACGCTTTCTTAATGGCATTCACCCAATGGACAGCAATTCCACACGCAATAGCTGGTGTGTTTGTTCCTTTGATTGGTATTGCTTTCTTAACTAAGTTCTTTGGCAAAGAAAAATCCATTAAACCAGCCTTAGAAGCTGCTCCTTTTGCAATATTTGCTGGTTTAGTCTTTGTAATTCCTTATGTTATCACCGCCTACTTCTTGGGACCTGAGTTTCCATCTCTGGTGGGTGCGCTGATCGGTCTGGGTATTCTGTTGGTGGCTGCGAAAAACGGTTTCCTGGTACCAAAAACATCATGGGACTTTCCACGTAAAGAAGAATGGCCAGAGGATTGGAAATCTAAAGCTGATACCGGTGACACCGGTGAAGCAAAAATGTCCCTGTTGAAAGCTTGGGCACCATATGTGTTAATCGGACTGATTTTAGCTGTCACCCGTATCCCAACCTTTGGTTTAAAGCCAATTTTGCAAAACTTAACCATTACCCTGCCTAACGTTATGGGCATTGAAGGCTTAGACTATGCTTTACAGTGGGCTTGGTCACCTGGTATACTACCGTTCATGTTGGTAGCATTAATTACCGCCGCTATGCATGGCATGAGCGGCAAACAAGTTAAAGATGCTTGGGTAGGAACCTTCAAACAAATCACCGGTGCCGCCATTGCTTTGTTTGCCGGTGTGGCGTTGGTACAGTTAATGCTTAACTCCGGCGTCAACCAAGGTGGTTTAGACAGCATGATGACTGCCATGGCCAAGGCTGCAGCCGGTCTAGCTGGTAGTGCATTCCCCTTCTTTGCTCCCTTTATTGGTGTGTTGGGTGCCTTTATTTCCGGCTCAAACACTGTTTCAAACGTATTGTTTGCATCATTCCAGTTTGAAACCGCTACCATTTTGGGTATGCCCCCAGTGTTGATTGTGGCACTGCAAAACATCGGTGGTGCCGTCGGTAACATGATTTGTGTAAACAACGTAGTTGCTGTGTGTGCCACTGTTGGTTGCATCGGTGTTGAAGGCCAGATAATCAAGAAGAACTTTATTCCCTGTCTGATTTACGGCATTGCAGTAGCAATTTTAGTCAGCATCTTGATTTATATTGGCTTTGATCCACTACCAATTAAATAG
- a CDS encoding L,D-transpeptidase family protein: MYKNLIPSLVIALLLSIPVLAEGAAEQILINKGTNQLAFYQDNRLTKVFPIATGSHPSFTPEGNFYIANKIINPPYYKKNIPGGSPYNPLGPRWLGLSYPGGAYGIHGNSNAASIGTYASEGCIRLYNQDIIWLYDQVFIGTPVKIVNNNTDLNTLLEPETAILTVNGNYIPENCKAIIVDQDVMIALRPLAEYLGYTISWNNNTNSILVANGQKYAELKIKDTTVTVNSEPHAISKAPIMWNNNTYVPIDFFDNILGFKASWNVQEKHVDITNPSLYLPTE, translated from the coding sequence TTGTACAAAAATCTTATCCCATCATTAGTTATTGCCCTCTTATTATCAATACCTGTGTTGGCGGAAGGTGCTGCCGAACAAATACTCATTAACAAAGGTACTAATCAACTGGCTTTTTACCAAGACAACCGATTGACAAAGGTTTTCCCCATCGCCACTGGCAGTCATCCGTCATTTACGCCGGAAGGAAATTTTTATATCGCAAACAAAATCATAAATCCACCCTATTATAAAAAAAACATTCCCGGTGGCAGTCCTTATAACCCATTAGGCCCCCGCTGGTTAGGCCTTTCATATCCGGGAGGCGCCTATGGAATTCATGGTAACAGCAACGCCGCCTCCATTGGCACCTATGCTTCAGAGGGCTGTATCCGTTTATATAACCAAGATATTATTTGGTTATATGACCAAGTTTTCATTGGCACGCCAGTAAAGATTGTCAACAACAATACTGACCTCAACACATTGTTGGAACCAGAAACCGCCATTCTCACGGTAAACGGTAATTATATACCGGAAAATTGCAAAGCCATTATTGTGGATCAAGATGTCATGATCGCGTTGCGTCCGTTGGCTGAGTATTTAGGATACACCATTAGCTGGAACAATAACACAAACAGCATACTAGTTGCCAACGGCCAAAAATACGCTGAATTAAAAATTAAAGACACCACCGTTACAGTAAACTCAGAACCACATGCTATTTCTAAAGCACCGATAATGTGGAATAATAACACCTATGTACCAATTGATTTTTTCGACAACATTCTCGGTTTTAAAGCAAGTTGGAATGTCCAGGAAAAACATGTAGATATTACTAATCCCTCCCTGTATTTACCAACAGAATAA